The genomic region TGTCTGCCGGCGAACAGCCAAATTATCCTCGCCGACGACAAAGGACGCGACGCCTTGTGCAATCCGCGTGACAGCGCGATGCATGCCCGAACCGCGCTTGCCCGCTGCCTTCAATCTGCTACAAGGATCGAGAATAAATCATACTAATCCGAGCGAAGCACCATGACCCCTATTCAAATTGCGATTGTCGGCGTCGGCAAGATCGTGCGCGATCAGCACCTGCCGGCTATTTCAAAGAACGCTGACTATCGGCTGATCGCGGCGGCAAGCCGCCACGGAACGGTCGACGGCATCGACAATTTCAAGTCCATTGAGGCCATGCTGGAGGCAGTGCCGGCGATCGACGCCGTCTCGCTGTGCATGCCGCCGCAATACCGCTATGAGGCGGCACACGTGGCGCTCCAGGCCGGCAAGCACGTCTTCCTCGAGAAGCCCCCGGGCGCGACCTTGAGCGAGGTTGCCGATCTCGAAGCGCTGGCGGCGGCGAAGGGCGTTTCGCTCTTTGCAAGCTGGCATTCACGCTATGCGCCGGCAGTCGAAGCCGCCAAGGCGTTTCTTGCGTCGACCGCGATCCGCAACGTCAAGATCATCTGGAAGGAGGATGTCCGCCACTGGCATCCGAATCAGGAATGGATCTGGGCAGCCGGCGGGCTTGGCGTCTTCGACCCGGGCATTAATGCGCTCTCGATCGTCACCCATATCCTGCCCCGCCC from Sinorhizobium garamanticum harbors:
- a CDS encoding Gfo/Idh/MocA family protein translates to MTPIQIAIVGVGKIVRDQHLPAISKNADYRLIAAASRHGTVDGIDNFKSIEAMLEAVPAIDAVSLCMPPQYRYEAAHVALQAGKHVFLEKPPGATLSEVADLEALAAAKGVSLFASWHSRYAPAVEAAKAFLASTAIRNVKIIWKEDVRHWHPNQEWIWAAGGLGVFDPGINALSIVTHILPRPIFITSATLEFPENRDAPIAATIAFRDAGKLSVSAEFDWRQTGKQSWDIVAETDAGEMVLSEGGAKLAVDGKLVHEEPEQEYPMLYRRFAELIKAGKSDVDLAPLRHVADAFMLGRRKFVDAFHD